A region of the Clostridia bacterium genome:
TTCCAATGCCTGGGTAATGATTTCGGGGGTTAAGCCGTCAATCTTAATATCTACCTGAATGGCAGTAATACCGTTTTTAGTACCTGCTACCTTAAAGTCCATATCGCCGAAGAAGTCTTCTAAGCCCTGAATATCAATCATTTCGATAAAGCGGTCGCCTTCGGTTACCAGACCAACAGAGATACCTGCAACGGGTTCCTTAATCGGAACACCTGCATCCATCAATGCCAAAGTAGAACCGCAAACGGATGCCTGCGAGGTAGAACCGTTAGAGGACAAAACTTCAGAAACTAAACGGATTGCATAGGGGAATTCTTCCACAGAGGGAATTACAGGTGCCAAAGCACGTTCAGCCAATGCACCATGACCGATTTCGCGTCTGCCCGGGCCTCTGGAAGGACGGGTTTCACCTACAGAATAAGACGGGAAATTGTAGTGATGCATATAACGCTTGGATTCTTCTAAATCAATACCATCCAGCATCTGAATTTCGCTGATGGTACCCAAAGTTGCAGCAGTAAGTACCTGAGTCTGACCACGGGTGAACATACCTGTACCATGGGTTCTGGGCATTAAGCCTACTTCAGCAGACAACGGACGGATTTCGTCTAACTTTCTGCCGTCAACACGCTTGCCTTCGTCTAAAATCCAACGGCGAACAACCTGCTTCTGCAGTTTGTAAAGCGCTTCGTCCAGCATACCTTCCATTTCGGGATATTTTTCATCCATAGCCGCATGTACTTCGTCGGTTACAACTGCCATACGTTCGTCACGGATTCTCTTGTCATCTGTATCTAATGCATATTTTACCTTGTCAATTGCAAAAGCTTCCACTTCCGCATAAAGGTCAGCATCCACAACGCAGGGAGTGTACTGAATTTTTTCTTTCTTGCCCACTTCATCTGCAATGCTCTGGATGAAACGGCAAAGCTCTTTACAAGCTTCATGGCCTGTAAAGATTGCATTTAACATCTGATCTTCAGGCACTTCTTTACCGCCTGCTTCAATCATAACAACCTTATCGAGTGTACCGGAAAGAGTAAGCTCTAAGGTGCTCTGTTCTCTCTGTTCCTGGGTGGGGTTGATTACCGGCACGCCGTCAATCAAGCCTACAGATACACTGCAAACCGGGCCGTTAAAGGGGATATCGGAGATTGCAACAGCGGTAGCTGCACCAATCATAGCCGCAATTTCGGGAGAGTTGTCCTGCTCCACGCTCATAACGGTGGTTACAATGGCAACGTCATTTCTCAAATCCTTCGGGAAGAGCGGACGCATGGGACGGTCGATACAACGGGAAGCTAAGATTGCAGCTTCTGTAGGACGGCCTTCACGCTTAATAAAGCTTCCGGGGATTTTACCTACTGCATACAGCTTTTCTTCATAGTCTACGCTAAGCGGGAAAAAGTCAATCCCGTCTCTGGGCTTTGCAGAAGCGGTTGCGGTAGCAAGCACTACTGTATCGCCGTAACGAACCAGCGCAGAACCGTTGGCAAGCTGTGCCATTTTGCCGGTTTCAATCACCAGCGGACGACCGGCTAAGGTCGTTTCAAAAGTTCTGAACATAACACATTCCTTTCCTGCAGACATTTCTTTACCGTCTGCATTTCTGCCGTCGGCAGATTTCTTATATAAATTTTTATTGTTACCGAAAAAATAGAGGGCGACAAGGACTGATGCAACAAAAGCCCCGTTTGCCCTCTACAGCATTTATTATTACTTTCTCAAACCGAGTTTTTCAATAATTGCTCTGTAACGTTCAACGTCCTTCTTCATGAGGTAGTTCAAAAGACCACGTCTTTTACCAACCATCTTCAAAAGACCACGTCTGGAATGATGATCCTTCTTGTTGATCTTAAGATGTTCGTTGAGGTGGTTGATGCGATTGGTTAAAATCGCAATCTGAACTTCCGGAGAACCGGTGTCAGTGTCGTGCAATTTGTTTTCTGTAATAATTGACTGCTTTAATTCTTTGTCCATCATAATGTGAACCCTCCTAAAATAATAAATAATCGCCGATTCACTTTGCCAAGGTTGGAGATTCCTTCAGCAATGCGAACGGTTCAAGAACTATAATACCACAACAAAAATCCCTTTGTCAAGTGTTTTTTGAAAAAATTTAAAACCAGAACAAAAGACAGGAGAAAAATGCCCCCATCAGTGCCCCGCCTGCCATCGCAGCCAAGGTAGACTTAACTTTTCCACTGCCTTTTTTCAGACACCGTACACCTTTTTCATATTTTTTCATATACCGCGCCACCACCTCTCTTGCTTCATTGACTAAAATTTCTTCCTCCCGTATCACGTTTTCCTTCAGCATAAAAATCACCTGTTCAAAGGCGTCTGATTCCGGATTCTCCAGGATTAAAATCTGTCTGTTTGTTGTACTGAGCATACCATTCCTCCTTGTGATGCATATTATATAATGTAATTATTCCTGATTTTACACAAAGATATACTTTTTTCTATTGACTTTATACAATAAATATTATATAATAAAATGAAAATTTGGTATTTTATCATGAAAAGGAGTTCTGACTATGAATCACGCAATGAAGCAATATAAAAGCTGGTTGGAAAGCGGCGTTGTAGATTTAGCCACCAAAAACGAGCTTTTGAACATCGAACAGGACGAAGACGAAATCAAAGAACGGTTCTACCAGAGTCTGTCTTTTGGTACGGCGGGTCTGCGCGGTATCATCGGTGCAGGCACAAACCGTATGAATATATATACTGTAAGAAAAGCAACCCAGGGTCTTGCTATGGTCATCAGTGAGCATGGCGAGGAAGCAAAAAAACGTGGCGTAGCCATTGCATACGACTCCCGCTTGTATTCGGATTCTTTTGCAATGGAAGCTGCGAAAGTGCTTGCGGCAAACGGCATTCGCTCTTATCTGTTTGAATCGCTCCGTCCCACCCCCGAGCTTTCCTTTACCATTCGTCATTTAAACTGCATTTCGGGTATCATCATTACCGCCAGCCATAACCCTGCCAAATACAATGGCTATAAGGTGTACTGGGAAGACGGTGCACAAATGCCTCCGCAGAATGCAGATAAAGTTTTGTCCTACATTGAAAGCATTGATATTTTTGAAGATGTAAAAGTTTTAAGCGACGTGGATGCAAATGCCACCGGCTTAATCACCATCATCGGCAAGGAAGTAGACGACGCCTACCTTGCAAACGTTATGGCACAAGCCATTAACCCTGACCTGGTAAAACAGGCAGGCGATAAGCTTAAAATCGTATACACCCCCTTCCACGGTGCAGGCAACAAGCCGGTACGCAAGATTTTAAGTAGGCTTGGTGTTTCCAATGTCTATGTGGTTCGGGAACAGGAAGACCCCGATCCGGCATTTCCTACCGTTAAATCTCCCAATCCCGAGGATGCGGAAGGTTTTGTTTATGCAGTAAAGCTTGCCACCGAAACCGATTCTCCGCTCATTATCGGTACTGACCCGGACGGTGACCGTATGGGTCTTATGGTTCGTAACGACAAAGGTGATTACGTAACCTTAAGCGGTAATCAGGTGGGTGTGCTTTTAATCAACTACATTTTAAGCCAGAAAAAGGAAAAGGGAATTTTGCCCAAAAACCCCGTAATCATCAAAACCATTGTAACCTCCGAAATGGCAACAAGGGTTTGTGAAAAATACGGTGTGCAAATCACAAATGTTTTAACCGGCTTTAAATTTATCGGTGAAATCATTAAAAATTTAGAAGAAAAAGGCGAAGAAAACCGCTTCACCTTAGGCTTTGAGGAAAGCTATGGTTATCTTGCAGGCACATACGCCAGAGATAAAGACGCGGTTGTGGCTTCTATGCTGATTGCGGAAATGGCGGCATGGTACACCATGCGCGGTATGACCGTATATGACGGCTTGCAGGAACTGTTTGAAGAGCTCGGCTACTATAAAGAAGTGCAGAAAGCTGTAACTTTGGAAGGCATTTCCGGTGTACAGAAAACCAAGGAAGTTGTAGACTTTTTCCGCAACAACCCGCCCGAAAGCTTTGGCGATGCCAAGGTGGTTGCCATCCGCGACTACCGCACCGGTGTCCGCAAAAATCTGGTAACCGGTGAAACGGAAAAGCTGACACTTCCCTCCTCGGATGTTTTGTATTACGAGCTTTCGGATGACACCTATTTCGTGGTACGTCCCTCCGGCACCGAGCCGAAAATCAAATTCTACTTGTTTGTAAACGGCAAAACACAGGCTGCAGCAGACATGGCTATGCAAGCCCTTTCCGACAACCTCTTTGCTGTAGTGGATACATTGCTTTAAAATCAACGGGACTGCTGTCAAAATATATCTTTTGGCACAGTCCTTTTCTCACCTGAAAGGATGAATAAAATGCAAATCAAAAGCGACAAAAGCAGTATGCCCTATCTCTTAGGGCTGTTTGCGTCCCTGCCCATAATTTTCAGGGGCATTTTCTTTGAAAGCGATTATTTTATATTCGCAATCATTGCCGCAATTACGGTCATTTGTGCCCTTTGCTTCGGCAGAACACGTCTTAAAATCAGCAGCATAACCGACTATGCCCTGCTTGCACTGGTACTCAGCTACATCTGCACCCTCTTTACTGCAGTAAGCCTGTACTCCGCGGTGTTGGAAATCAGCCGTTATCTGCTGTTTTTCCTGCTGTATCTGCTTGCCAAAAGCACCTTTGACAAAAACGAAAAGATTGCATCCGCCCTTCGGATTATTATGTATGTGTTGGCGTTCAGTGCACTTTATACTCTGCTTTCTGCAACCGGTGTGCTGGGCAATCTCACCTTCCCGGGCGCTTATTCTTCGGCAGAGCACGAAAGATGGCTGCAGGGTACCGTACAGTACCATAACACCTTCGGTATTTTAATGCTGGTGGGCTTTTTCATGGCTTGCGGCTTAAACACCGCCGAACGGAACAGCAAATCCTTTTTTGCAAATGGCATCTGCTCATTTTTATTCATGTTCGGTCTTTTGATGTCTTATTCCCGTGGTGCATGGGTTCTTGTTCCTTTCTTATTTGTGCCCTATCTGATTTTTGCGGCACCCTTACAGAAGGTTCGCTTTTTCGCAACGGGCATCGCTTCTTTGGCAAGCGTATTGCTTTGCCTGCCTCTGTTTTCGGGGTATGTGATTGCCGAAAGAAGCGGTATGGCATTTTTAACTCTGCTCATCGGCATTCTGATTTTTGCCGGTGTGTATTATGTCACCCATCTGCTGTTTGACAAATGGAGTAAAACAAAAAGCTTTAAAAAGGTGGGCATTTCTCTTCTGGCACTCATCATTGTTTGTGCCGTGTTAATCGTATTTGTTCCGGCCCTTACCAATCTTCTGCCTGCACAACTGGCTGACCGTTTAAGCGGTATCAGCCTGGGCGGTGAGACGGTTAAGGAACGTTTCGTATTCTACGGCGATGCTTTTGAACTTTACAAAAACCACAATATCGTATTCGGTAACGGCGGTAGTGCCTGGGCGCACCTTTATGGCATGTACCAGTCCTATGACTACGCCTCCAGCCAGGCGCACAGCTATATCATGCAGGTTTTAGTCGAAGCAGGTGCTTTGGGCTTTATCTGCTGGGTTGCAGTCATCGTGCTGTTTATTCTTTCCTGCATCAAAGCATATAAAAATGCTATGGTGGACAAGAACCTTTTAGCCGTACTTGCCTGCACCGGACTGGGACTTATCTTGCACAGCTTTATCGACTTTGATTTATCCTTACCTGCAGTTCTCTGCTTGCTCTGGATTGTTTTTGCTATGCTAAACGGCATTGCTCCCCTTTCTGCAAAAACCGTTACCTTAAACAAATGGATTGGGGTCGTACTTGCAGCCCTTCTGCTGATTTTCTCCTTTCCGGGCTGGATTGCTTTTGAAAGCTACTCTGCCTGCAATGAAGGCTTAGAGGCAGAAGAAGTGGATTTTGAAGCCTGCAGAAACAATGCCGAAAGTGCATCCGCACTGATGCCCTTTAACGGGAGATACACCTCCCTTGCTCTGCGTATGAATGCTTTGACCAATCAGAAAATCTCTGCAAAGGATGCCGACGAAATCCGGAATGACAACCGCTTTGAGGTTGCGGTTATGGAAAACCTCTTTTACTGCTACGAAGCAATCAAAGACTACAGCGGTGCATATGCCTGTGTAGAAAACATTGTACAACTACAGCCCTCTATAGATACCAACTACCTCTCTTTAACCGATGTAAGCAAGGTGGCAATGGTTTATGAACTGCGAAACGGCAGATTCTCCGAAACAAATCGCATTGCAAGCTCGTATCTTAGCTATCAGGAAGAAGCACTCCGCGCCGCAAAGGCATCAGGAGAAGCAGATTTGAAAACTGCCGGGCAGACTTTAGAATTTGCAACCGATTTGAAAGAAGCAAATCCCAAGGATTATGTAACAGCAACAGACTTTATGTTCAGCCGTGTTAAAAAGGCGATTGAACAAAAGGCAGAAAAAGAAATTCTTGCAAACCATTACGGTGAGTACGCCATCGTTGCCGGAATGGCAATGCAACAGTTGCCTGCGGAAGGCGATTATATGGGTGCACAAATGGTTGCACTGAAAGTAACTGAGGAAGCTTCCAGTCTGCAGTCTGCAATTCAGTATGCACCGCAGTACAGAGAAGAAATTGAACGTGCCATAGAATATGCCGAAAGCCTGCTTTCGGCTCTGGGAGGTCTGTAATGCGCCTTTCGGTTATTATTGTCAATTACAACACAAAAGACCTGCTTGCAGGCTGTATCCGTTCCATAAACGAAAACCCGCCCACGGGCGATTATGAAATTTTAGTGGCGGACAATGGCTCGACCGACGGAAGTGAGGCTTGCGCTTCCCTTCCTAACGTCACCTATATCCCTATGGACGGAAATGTGGGTTTTTCCAAAGCCAACAACCGTGCCCTGGCACATGCAAAGGGTGAATATATCCTGTTTTTAAACCCCGATACGGTTGTGCTGAAAAACACACTTGACATCTGTCTTGAAAGCTTTTCAGAACGCATTGGCTGTGTAGGCTGTCGTGTGCTGTTAGAGGACGGCACACTTGACCTTGCCTGTCGCAGAGGCTTTCCAACCTTGAAAAACGCATTATTTAAGTTTACGGGTCTGGACAAGCTGTTTAAAAATCGCTTTTTTTCCGGCTACAATCTTTTATATATGCCCGAGGATGCGGTGTATCCTATCGACTGCATTGTAGGTGCCTTTATGATGCTCCCCAAAAAGCTTTTAGACGAAATTGGCGCCTTTGACGAGCAGTTTTTCATGTACGGCGAGGATGTGGATTTGTGTCTTCGTGTACACCTTGCAGGGTACACAACCTTGTACAACGGAAGTTGCAGTATTCTGCACAAAAAGCGCGCCAGCAGTAAAAAAAGCAAGGCAGCCCAAAACGCCTTTTACGAAAGCATGTGGCTGTATTACCAAAAGCATTTTGCAAGCAGGCACAGCAAGCTTTCCAATTGGATGGTTCATAGCGCCATCCGCCTTTTAAAAACAATCAAGAGGTAATTTTATGCTCAGACAAAACGCAAAAATTTTAACGGTTGCCAAAGTGGTGGCAGATATACTTTGTATCCTCGTCGCCTTTTTTGCCAGCTGGTATTTTAAATTTGTGCTTCAGACAGACCCTGCCACCGAGCACCTGCCCATTTCGGCATACTTAGAGCTTTTGTGGCTTTCTTTGCCGACCTTTTTAATTCTGTACTCGGCATTCGGCTTGTATAAGCCCCAGAGAATCCGCTCGGCATTCCGTGAGCTTTACATTCTGTTTTTATCGGGGCTTTGTCTGTTTGCGGCAATTTCCATTTACCTGTTCGTATTTAAAATTTATCACATTTCCCGTATTTTAGTCGGTTTGTTCTGCGCAAGTGCCTTTTTACTTTCGGCTTTCTGCAGAATGGCACAGCGCATTCTCACCCGAACCTTACGCAAAAAAGGCTTTAACATCAAATACATTGTATTAATCGGACTTACCGGGCAGGGCAAAACCTACTTAGATTCTATTCTACGTCGTAAATCCTTAGGCTATGTACCCTTAGGCTTTATGGATGCTACCACAAAAAAATATAAAGAAATTCCGTATCTGGGCGATGGCTCTGACCTAAGCAGTTTCTTGGAAAACAATATCGTGGACGAGGTTGTGCTGGCACTGCCTTTGGAGCAGTACGGTAAATTGCCCGACCTCATTGAAATCTGCGAAAAAAATGGTGTAAAATCGGTTATCATCCCTGCCTACACCGAATTTTTGCCTGCCAAACCGCAAATTGACGAAATTGATGACATTCCGCTGGTGAACACCCGCTACATTCCGCTGGACAATCTGTTTTTCTCCACAATCAAAAGACTGGCAGACATCTTACTCAGCGCCCTTTTAATGCTGGTTTTATCTCCCCTGTTTTTGGTGCTTGCACTTTTAATCAAATGCACCTCAAAGGGATCGGTATTTTTCAGCCAGGAACGGGTCGGCTATAACAAGAAAACCTTTAAAATTTACAAATTCCGCACCATGCGTCCCGGCCAGGCAGGTGGCTGGACGGTAGAAAATGACCCCCGCGTTACCCCTTTGGGTAAGTTTTTACGCAAAACCTCATTGGATGAGCTGCCTCAGCTTTACAACGTGTTCAAGGGTGAAATGAGCCTTGTAGGTCCACGTCCCGAGCAGACCGCCTATGTGGAGCAGTTTAAGGAAACCATCCCGAAATACATGTTAAAGCATCGGGTACGTCCGGGCATTACCGGCTGGGCGCAGGTGAACGGCTTGAGAGGCGACACATCCATTGAAGAGCGCATCAAGCACGACATTTATTACATTGAAAACTGGAGCTTTTTGCTGGATATAAAAATTCTGATTCTGACTCTGTTTAAACATCGGGGTTACTGATTTGTAAAGGAGGATAAAGCCTTGATTACCATTGTAAACAGCTGTGCCTTTATCGGCATAGACGGGGTAAAAATCGAAACCGAAGTGGACATTTCCAAGGGCGTTCCCTCTTTTGAAATTGTCGGACTCCCGGACACCGCAGTGAAAGAAAGTAAGGAACGGGTGCGCTCTGCTTTAAAAAACGCAAAAATCCCCTTCCCGCCTGCACGGTACACAGTAAACTTAGCACCT
Encoded here:
- a CDS encoding glycosyltransferase family 2 protein, which encodes MRLSVIIVNYNTKDLLAGCIRSINENPPTGDYEILVADNGSTDGSEACASLPNVTYIPMDGNVGFSKANNRALAHAKGEYILFLNPDTVVLKNTLDICLESFSERIGCVGCRVLLEDGTLDLACRRGFPTLKNALFKFTGLDKLFKNRFFSGYNLLYMPEDAVYPIDCIVGAFMMLPKKLLDEIGAFDEQFFMYGEDVDLCLRVHLAGYTTLYNGSCSILHKKRASSKKSKAAQNAFYESMWLYYQKHFASRHSKLSNWMVHSAIRLLKTIKR
- a CDS encoding undecaprenyl-phosphate glucose phosphotransferase, producing MLRQNAKILTVAKVVADILCILVAFFASWYFKFVLQTDPATEHLPISAYLELLWLSLPTFLILYSAFGLYKPQRIRSAFRELYILFLSGLCLFAAISIYLFVFKIYHISRILVGLFCASAFLLSAFCRMAQRILTRTLRKKGFNIKYIVLIGLTGQGKTYLDSILRRKSLGYVPLGFMDATTKKYKEIPYLGDGSDLSSFLENNIVDEVVLALPLEQYGKLPDLIEICEKNGVKSVIIPAYTEFLPAKPQIDEIDDIPLVNTRYIPLDNLFFSTIKRLADILLSALLMLVLSPLFLVLALLIKCTSKGSVFFSQERVGYNKKTFKIYKFRTMRPGQAGGWTVENDPRVTPLGKFLRKTSLDELPQLYNVFKGEMSLVGPRPEQTAYVEQFKETIPKYMLKHRVRPGITGWAQVNGLRGDTSIEERIKHDIYYIENWSFLLDIKILILTLFKHRGY
- a CDS encoding polyribonucleotide nucleotidyltransferase yields the protein MFRTFETTLAGRPLVIETGKMAQLANGSALVRYGDTVVLATATASAKPRDGIDFFPLSVDYEEKLYAVGKIPGSFIKREGRPTEAAILASRCIDRPMRPLFPKDLRNDVAIVTTVMSVEQDNSPEIAAMIGAATAVAISDIPFNGPVCSVSVGLIDGVPVINPTQEQREQSTLELTLSGTLDKVVMIEAGGKEVPEDQMLNAIFTGHEACKELCRFIQSIADEVGKKEKIQYTPCVVDADLYAEVEAFAIDKVKYALDTDDKRIRDERMAVVTDEVHAAMDEKYPEMEGMLDEALYKLQKQVVRRWILDEGKRVDGRKLDEIRPLSAEVGLMPRTHGTGMFTRGQTQVLTAATLGTISEIQMLDGIDLEESKRYMHHYNFPSYSVGETRPSRGPGRREIGHGALAERALAPVIPSVEEFPYAIRLVSEVLSSNGSTSQASVCGSTLALMDAGVPIKEPVAGISVGLVTEGDRFIEMIDIQGLEDFFGDMDFKVAGTKNGITAIQVDIKIDGLTPEIITQALEITKKGRMDILNDVMLPVIPAPRAELSKYAPKIIQFKIEVDKIREVIGPGGKVIQKIIADTGVKIDIEDDGNVFIATNDQEAGNAALEIIKGIVAEPEVGTIYKGKVTRIMDFGAFVEFLPGKEGLVHISKLDHKRVEKVTDVVSEGDIINVKLVEIDKQGRMNLSRKDTLPKPEKKENTENKGE
- the rpsO gene encoding 30S ribosomal protein S15, whose translation is MDKELKQSIITENKLHDTDTGSPEVQIAILTNRINHLNEHLKINKKDHHSRRGLLKMVGKRRGLLNYLMKKDVERYRAIIEKLGLRK
- a CDS encoding O-antigen ligase family protein, which produces MQIKSDKSSMPYLLGLFASLPIIFRGIFFESDYFIFAIIAAITVICALCFGRTRLKISSITDYALLALVLSYICTLFTAVSLYSAVLEISRYLLFFLLYLLAKSTFDKNEKIASALRIIMYVLAFSALYTLLSATGVLGNLTFPGAYSSAEHERWLQGTVQYHNTFGILMLVGFFMACGLNTAERNSKSFFANGICSFLFMFGLLMSYSRGAWVLVPFLFVPYLIFAAPLQKVRFFATGIASLASVLLCLPLFSGYVIAERSGMAFLTLLIGILIFAGVYYVTHLLFDKWSKTKSFKKVGISLLALIIVCAVLIVFVPALTNLLPAQLADRLSGISLGGETVKERFVFYGDAFELYKNHNIVFGNGGSAWAHLYGMYQSYDYASSQAHSYIMQVLVEAGALGFICWVAVIVLFILSCIKAYKNAMVDKNLLAVLACTGLGLILHSFIDFDLSLPAVLCLLWIVFAMLNGIAPLSAKTVTLNKWIGVVLAALLLIFSFPGWIAFESYSACNEGLEAEEVDFEACRNNAESASALMPFNGRYTSLALRMNALTNQKISAKDADEIRNDNRFEVAVMENLFYCYEAIKDYSGAYACVENIVQLQPSIDTNYLSLTDVSKVAMVYELRNGRFSETNRIASSYLSYQEEALRAAKASGEADLKTAGQTLEFATDLKEANPKDYVTATDFMFSRVKKAIEQKAEKEILANHYGEYAIVAGMAMQQLPAEGDYMGAQMVALKVTEEASSLQSAIQYAPQYREEIERAIEYAESLLSALGGL
- a CDS encoding phospho-sugar mutase translates to MNHAMKQYKSWLESGVVDLATKNELLNIEQDEDEIKERFYQSLSFGTAGLRGIIGAGTNRMNIYTVRKATQGLAMVISEHGEEAKKRGVAIAYDSRLYSDSFAMEAAKVLAANGIRSYLFESLRPTPELSFTIRHLNCISGIIITASHNPAKYNGYKVYWEDGAQMPPQNADKVLSYIESIDIFEDVKVLSDVDANATGLITIIGKEVDDAYLANVMAQAINPDLVKQAGDKLKIVYTPFHGAGNKPVRKILSRLGVSNVYVVREQEDPDPAFPTVKSPNPEDAEGFVYAVKLATETDSPLIIGTDPDGDRMGLMVRNDKGDYVTLSGNQVGVLLINYILSQKKEKGILPKNPVIIKTIVTSEMATRVCEKYGVQITNVLTGFKFIGEIIKNLEEKGEENRFTLGFEESYGYLAGTYARDKDAVVASMLIAEMAAWYTMRGMTVYDGLQELFEELGYYKEVQKAVTLEGISGVQKTKEVVDFFRNNPPESFGDAKVVAIRDYRTGVRKNLVTGETEKLTLPSSDVLYYELSDDTYFVVRPSGTEPKIKFYLFVNGKTQAAADMAMQALSDNLFAVVDTLL